Below is a window of Brachyspira hampsonii DNA.
ACTTCGGAAGCTGTGGAAGAAGAAAAAAAATATATAGAACTATTAAGCAAAGCATCTTCAATAGAACTTACAAGTAATAATCTCACAATTACTACTTTAGATAATGAAATTCTTATATTCAAAAGAATAAAATAGTAAATAAAAATGAAAAATAAAAAACTTATATATTTAATATTAGGTGTTATTATATTCATAAGTTTTTGGTATTTTACTGCTTTAAAAATAAATTCAGAAATAGTTTTTCCCAATATACCAAATATATTAAAAAAATTAATAGAAATAATATCTGAAAAATCATTCTACAAAGATTTATTATCAAGTTTATTAAGAGTATTAATCACATTTTCATTATCTTTTTTATCAGCATTCATAATAGGAATATCAGCAGGAATATTTATGCCTATTAGATATACATTAATACCAATTATCAATTTCATAAGAACAATACCTACTATACCGTTAATCTTAGTCGCTATAATATGGTTTAATAATAATACTGTCCCTATATTTGTTTCTATGCTTATTATTTTTCCAATAATGTACGATTCTATAACTAATGGAATAATGAATGTAGATAAAAAATTAATAGAAATGTCAATATCATATAATGTATCTTTAAGAACTCAGATAATAGACCTTTATATACCGTATATAAAACCATATATATTTACAGGAATATCTCAGTCTATGGGTATAACTTGGAAAAGCATATTGGCAGCAGAAATACTAGCTTTACCTGTTTTTGGAATAGGTACAAAACTTTATGAATCTCATTTATATTTAGACAGTGTAAGTCTATTTGCATACTGTCTTATTGCAATAATATTTAATGCTGTATTTGAAATCATTATAAGGATAAATCATGATAAATAAAATAAATGATTATATATTCAGATTAGAAAATATAAATCTCTCCTATAATGACTTGATAATATTTAAAAATTTTAATATAGATTTTCATTTAGATAAAATAAATATAATATTAGGTTCTTCCGGTTCAGGTAAAACATCATTGCTTAATATAATAGCATCAAAAATAAACAAAGATGATAAAGCATTTGTATATCAGGAACCTAGACTGTTAAATTTCTTAACTTCATATAAAAATATAGAATATGTTTTAAAAGATAAAATTAAAAATAAAAATGAAATGGATAAAAAAATAAAGAATGCATTAGAAATTACAGGACTGATAAATAATATAAATTCAAAACCTAATGAGCTTAGCGGAGGAATGAAGCAGCGATTATCTCTAGCAAGAGCTTTAGCTTATGATTCAAACTTTATATTTATGGATGAGCCATTACAAGGACAGGATATAAAAAGAAAAAAAGAACTTATTGATATAATAAAAAATATACAATCAAAAACAAATAAAACTTTTTTCTATGTTACCCATGATGTTTATGAAGCAGTTATGCTTGGAGATTATGTATATATATTATCTAATAAAAATAACAGCACCCAATTAATATTTGAAACATATATTAAAAATAACACAATAGAAAATCACCAAGCAAAACTTACTGATATATTAATAAATAATTAATTTTATACAGATGTAGTTTTAAGAAGATAAGAAACATAAGCAATATATATAATTAAAAATATAACACCTTTTACTTTACCCAAACTCTTTCCTTTTACAGTAAAAGCTAATAATAATAATCCGGCAAATACCATAATAGAAAAATCCATTAAATAATCTTGAGACTGACTTAAAATTATTCCGCCGTATTTGAATGAGGCCATAGAGGATATACCCAAAACTGCTCCTACATTAAATATATTACTTCCTACTATATTACCTATAGATATGTCAGCCTCTTTCTTGATAGCAGCTATTACACTTGTAACAAGTTCAGGTATACTTGTACCTACAGCAACAACTATAAAACCTATTATATGCTCGCTTAAGAAATTTCTAAATATTCCTGTAACGCCTTTAATAAATACATCAGAACCAAATGCCAATGCCAATATAGCAACTATTATTTTAAATATAGCTCTGAATATAGAATGCGTTTTACTAGATGATGAAACTTCCTTTTCAAATACTGCTAATTCGTCTTTATCTTTGGATATTACAGTATATAAATAATAAACATATACGCATAATAAAACTATAAGTATAGCACCTTCAATTATTGATATTTTATCACCGCTTAATCTCTTAGTTTTAATATTAAAAAGCATAATACCTAAAGCAGCATACATTATAAACATAGATATCATAGAAACATAATATGACTTTTTACCGGCAGTCATAGTCATAAATAAAGCAGACACTCCAAGTACAAATACAACATTGAATATATTGCTTCCTATAACATTACCTACTGCAATAGCACTCTCTCCCCTCAAAGCTCCGAATAGACTCACAAAAAGCTCCGGCATTGATGTCCCCATAGCAACAACTGTAAGCCCTATAACTATAGACGGTATTTTAAGCCTATTAGCCACCATAACACTGCCGTCTACAATATATGTTCCGCCCAAATATAAAAGCAATATTCCTGCTGCCGTGAAAACAATATTTAATAACATATTTTCCATTGAATTATATTCCTTAAATTAATTATTTAACTATTCTGTTTTATTATCTTTATTTTCTGTATTATCCGTCTTTTCCATTTTATCTGCATCTTCTGAAGACTGCTTAGAATTATTATTATCTTCTGCTTTGGACTTTTTAGTTAATGCAGATACTATAAATACTATAAAACATATTAATAATATAAATAATACTAATGCTGTAGAAAGCCATAATGGAGAAAGAACCCATACCCAACTCCAATCAACAGCTTTGAATAGTTTTAATATTACAAATATTATACCCAAAAAAGCAAAAAATATTACGGCTATATTCAATACAGAAAATTTATTAGATGCTGCAGCTTCTGATGTATTAGAATTATCTTGTTTGGCATCATCTGATGAACTTGAAGTATTATCAGAAGTTTTATTATTTTTAAAAAACATAAAATCAAAGACTAATGCAAATATTATAAGTATAACTTCTATTAATAAAATACTTAGTATAAAATACCAGCTTAAATCAATTAATACTTTTGACAGTTTTAATAATGATAAAATAACTATAAAAACGGGCAGCAATCTTAAAGAAAAATTTAGTAAATTTTTAATAAGATGTAAAGTTGCCATAGTAAAAATATTTTTCACTTTTCCCATAATATAAATCCTATAAACAATATATAATATTAAATAATATATATTATTTTTATTAAATTTTAAATAAGTATTTATAATATTTTTAGTTAAATAAGTATGGTATGGAATAAGAATTTATTCCATACCATAGTCATGAATTTATTTAGGGTTACTCTGGTTTCACTTGTATGACTAATATTTTGAATGACTCTATAGCTTTTAATGAATGAGATGTATTTGCAGGAATTAAAATAGATTCTCCTGCTGATGTTTCAAATGAAGTGCCGTCAACCGTTATTTGTGCCTTTCCGTCAATCACTGTAACTAGAACATCTCCTGTACTTGTATGCGTAGGTATTTCTTTATCTTTATCTGCTGATATTATTGACATAACTAAACTTTTTCTATCAACTAATGAAAGCATAGATATATCTTTAATTGCTATTAAATCTTTTAAGTTAACTATTTTTTTATAATCTATATTCTTAATATAATTTTCCATCTATAAGCCTTACTTAATTTTAATGTTATTATCTAATAGATATATAAAAAAATCGATTGCTGCAGCAACAAAAAATTTTTTTTATGAAAAATATGCATACTGAATCATAATAATCATACTTTTAATCTTTTAGCAGCCTCTATAAATCCTACAAATAAAGGATGCGGATTAGTAATTCTTGATTTTAATTCAGGGTGAAACTGAACTCCTATCATAAAAGGATGATCTTTAACTTCGGCAATCTCGACCAAATCAGCATTTTTCATACGGCCTGTTACAATAAATCCTGATTTTTCCATTACATCTATATATTCATTGTTAAATTCATATCTATGTCTGTGCCTTTCACTAATAGAAGTTTTATTATACAGTTTATGTGCCAAACTTCCATCTTTTACATCGCAGTCAAAAGCACCCAATCTCATAGTACCGCCTTTTAATATGCTTTTTTTCTGTTCTTCCATAAGTGTAATTATAGGATTTTTAGTATTTTCATTCACTTCTATTGTATTGGCATCTTCCAATTTTAGTACATTTCTTGCAAATTCAACACTCATAAGCTGCATACCCAAACATATACCAAAATAAGGAATCTTGTTTTCTCTTGCATACTTTATAGCCTGTATTTTTCCCTCTATTCCTCTCTCTCCAAATCCGCCCGGTATTATAAGTCCATGAATGCCTTTAAAATATTCGGATATATCATATTTATTTTCTAATTCTTCAGCTGAAATCCATTCTATATCAACATTAATATCATTATATATGCCGCCATGATTCAAAGCCTCTATTAAAGATATATAAGCATCTTTCATAGATATATATTTTCCAACTATAGCGATTCTTACTCTTTCATTTGTTATAGAAATATTTTTCTGCCTTATTATTAAATCTGTCCAATCTGTTAAATCTATTTTTGCAGTCTGCAATTTAAAATGCTTACATACCACATCTGAAAGTCCCTGCGATTCAAGCATTAAAGGTACATTATAAATATTAGGCTCATCAAAGTTTTCAAATACATTTTCCTTAGGAAGATTGCAGAATAATGCTATTTTTGATTTATGCGATTCCTGTAAATGCTTACTTGTTCTGCATACTAGAATATCCGGTATTATACCGCTTTGCATAAGCTCTTTTACACTATGCTGAGTAGGTTTTGTCTTTATTTCTTCAGATGAGCTGATAAAAGGTATCAATGTTACATGTATATATAAAACATTATCCTGCCCTAATTCTGTTTTTACCTGTCTTATAGCTTCAATATAAGGCAAAGACTCTATATCGCCTATAGTTCCGCCTATCTCTGTTATTACTATATCAGTCTTTTTTGTATCATTTTCTCTGTATATTCTTCTCTTTATTTCATTAGTAATATGAGGTATAACCTGAACAGTTTCACCTAAATATTTACCCTCTCTCTCCATATTTATAACATGCTGATAAATTTTTCCTGTTGTAACATTACTAAATTTATTTAAATTTTCATCTATAAATCTCTCATAATGCCCAATATCCAAATCAGTTTCTGCCCCATCATCAGTAACAAAAACTTCTCCATGCTGAAATGGACTCATAGTTCCAGGATCCACATTTATATAAGGATCAAATTTCTGTATAGTAACACTTAATCCCCTAGCCTTAAGAAGTCTTCCTAATGAAGATGCAGTTATTCCTTTTCCCAAACCAGATACAACTCCGCCTGTTACAAATATGTATTTAGTATTCATATAATCCTCAATTATGTTTTTATTTTATTATTAAACCTTATTAACATTATCATAAATTATTATTAAATCAAGCAAATTTTGTATTATATAGCAATAATAAAAATATGGCATTATAATATTTAAATTCTTAAAAATTAAGTCAATATATAAAATAAAAAATATATATTTTTTTTAACTTAAAGTGTATTTTTATATATAATAATGTGTATCTAATAGTGTATTTAGAAGTGTATCTGTATTTAGTTGATAATTCCATAATACTCAATATTGATTTTTAATGTTTTTTTACTAAAATACAATTAGACTATTAAGCAGGAGTATAAATATGAAAAAATATAATATTAATAATAAACCATTTTATTTGCCTGAAAACCTAAATGAGTTTGAAGAAAATTCAAGCAATATTATAATAATATCTTATAAAAAAGGCAGATATAAAACATCTGAAACATTATTAAATGATGATAATGAATTAATTGAAACATTAAAAAATAATATATGTTTATTCAAAAATTCTGCTTTTATACATCTATGTAAATACAAATATCAAATTATAGAACAAGTATATAATATAAAATTAGAACATTTACAAAAAAGTTTTATAATAAAAAATGATATAAAATCTATAAGAACCACATTGCATAAACAATTTTATAAAGATTTATTAAATCATTATAAAAGAGATGAAAAAGAAATATTATATTCATATCATCATTTTATAATACTTGAAGAAATATGCAGATTAGAAGAAGAAGTAAAAACTAAAGAAGAAATAAAAAAAATGATATTTGATACTGAAGCATTATCAAAAAAAGAAAAAGAATATTTAAATATAGGTATTGAAAGATATAATGCTAAAGATTTCAAAAATGCTTTGAATTATTTTAATAACTGTTTAGAATTAAATAAAGAAAATATTGAAGCATACAAATATATTGCTAAATCATATTATGAATTAAAAGAATATAATAAGGCATTAGAAAATTTTTATAAATATATAGAATCAAACACTGATGACTGCGAAATATATAATCTAATTGGTATATGTTTTTACCATAAAAATGATTATAATCAATCAATAGAATATTTTAATAAATGTATAGAATTAAATAATGATAATTGTTCATACTACTATAACAGAGCTGCAGCAAAATTTGAAAATAAGGAATTTGAAAGCTCTATAGATGATTATTATAAATGTTTAGAACTTAATACTAAAGATTCTAAAAAAATATATTTTTACATAGCAAAATCAAATTATGAATTAAATCAATATGAAGAATTTACTAAAAATCTCAATAAAGCTATAGAATTAAATTTTGATAATGAAGAATTAAATTTCTATAAAGGATTTTTAAATTATAAAGAAGGCAATTTTAATGAAGCTAAAGAATATTTTAATAAATCTATAAAAATTAAATATAATACTGAAAAATGTTATTTATATATAGGTATTATAAATTATAAAGAAAATAATTTTCAAGAAGCTTTAAAATATTTAAATGATTTTATACAGCTAAACAGTAATAATTTTGAGGCTTATTTTTACAGACTTAAAACAAATTATAAACTAAACAATTATGGAGAGTTTAGAGATGATTTACATATAGTTATTGAAAATTACAATTCAGATGAATTAAATTTCTATAAAGGATTTTTAAATTATAAAGAAGGCAATTTCAATGAAGCTAAAGAATATTTTAATAAATCCATAGAATCAAAATATAATAATGACGAATGCTATTTATATATAGGCATTATAAATTATAAAGAAAATAATTTTAAAGAAGCTTTAAAATATTTAAATGATTCTATAAAATTAAACAGAGATAATGACCAAGCATATTATTTTAGAGGCTCTTACTATTATGAATTATATAAAAAAGATGAAGCAGATAAAAAAGCAGATGATATAAATGCTTTAAACGCTTTGGAAGATTTTGACGAAGCTTTAAAAATTAATCCTCAATTAGGAAATGCTTATGCTAAAAGGTCTGAAATAAAATTACATATTGGCATTGAAAATAACGATGAAAAAATGAAAGATGAAGCAAAAGAAGATATATTTAATGCTTTGAGATATAAAACAAATTTAGCTGAAATAATTAGTGTTTTTATAGAGCTTTATTATAATGATTTTAAAGAAAATAAAAAAAATAAAGATAGTTTTAATTATTTATATAACTTACTTCAATATTCAATTAAATTCAAACAAATACATAAAACTATAATAGATATAGTATCATATTGCCTTATTTTTAAAACAGGACATGAAAAAGATTTAATACTACTTATTAAAGATATAGAAGATTTTAATTATGATATTGCTGTATATTATTTTATGATGAAAGATTACGAAAAGTCTTATGAGCGTTTCAAAAAATGCTTAAACTCAGAATATTATAAATTAGATGAAATCTATTATAATATATCAGTTTGTTTATACTGCTTAAATGAGTACAAAGATTCTATTGAATATTTGGCAAAGGCTTTGGAATTAAATTGTGATAATTATAAATATAAAAATACTATGATGATAGTTTTATATAGAAGTATTAACTATTCTCCTTTAGAAAAAGATTATATAATTGAATATGCTGATAAATACTGCAATTTTGATGATAATAATTATTTATATTATTTTGCCTATATATTAAGATTATATTTTGATTTAAAAGTAGGAAAAATATCATCAATAGAAGAATTAATTAAAATATTTCATCAAAACAAAAAAATATATTCATTTGTATTAGCATATTTTAACAATACATATGATACATCCAAATTTACTAGTACTATTCATATAATATATAATGAATACATATATATTAATGCCTATATTAATGAAGATGATGAACCATCTATTGAAGACTTGTATTTTTATGAAAGAGCTATTGAATTAAGAAAATCAAATAATATATCATATAATGATTTAAGTTTGAATAGAGCTAAAATACTTTTTGATTTGAGAGAATATGAAAAATCTTTAGAAGAATTAAAAAGATTACAAGACACATATAATTGGGCTTTTGATTATTATTCAGCTTTATATAGCTTTATTAATAATGATTATGAAACTTCAGAAGATAATTCAGATATGTATCATTATTACTTGCAAGAAGTATTATCTAAAAAAGATGAAATAAAATTTTATTTTAATAATTCCTCATTTAGCTATACACTGGAAAAAGATATACATTATATATCTTCTTTCTATAATAAATATGGTATGCTTGATAAGACATTAGAATTTTATAAAAATATAATTGAATGTTTTAATCAGAATAAAGATACTTATAATTTTTTATATATTTTTATAGCAGTAATTCAGCTGTCTTTATATGAGTATACAGATGATTATGAATATATAAAAGAAGCAGCAGCAAATATTGAATATTATCAAAAAAATTCTAACCACGCACAATACAATAATTTTTTTAAAAACATTTGTTTATATGATTATAGTATTTATAAATTAATCGGAGAAAACAATTTAAAAAACTCAGACTATGAAAAGGCATTAAATTATTTTATTATATCAAGATATATTTGTTTAGAAAATAATCGTTTTGATACTTTTGCTTATAATATAACATTTAATATTGCTGTATGTTTATGCAAACTAGAAAAATTTGATGAAGGAATTGGATATTTAGAAGAATATATTGATAAGAAAAGAGAATATTATTTTTATGATAATCTTGATATAAATGAGGAATTATGCAAGCTCTATATAATTAAGTATAAATATAAAAAATATTTAAAATATAAAAATGATTATATAAAAAATGATATATTTGATAGTATTAAGAAATATGGAAATAGGTTTGATTATTTATTAAAGTATTTTGAATCAAAATTTAAAAAGCATGATAAAGACATATATTATCGTAATTACCTACACTCAATATTTAATTCCGTTATAGAAGAGAGAGAAAAAATTAATGATGATGTAAATGATTATATTTTATATGATATATATGATGAGATTATGAATGATAATAATGATTTATATAATGCTGAAAAACTCAATATATTATCAGATATGGCATATAGTTTATATAAAATAAATAATGATGAAAATTATAAAGAAGATTCATTAAAATATTTTAAACAAATATTAGATTCAAATAATATAAGATCTTTTAAATTAACAGCATCCGATATTCAAATGGAATATTGTTTTAATATCATAAATGAAAAATTTAATTCTAAATTGTATAATGAAGTAATTAATTTTATTTCATCTATCAATAATATCTTTTATATAGATGAAGATAAAAAGAATATTCTTAATTCATTTATATTAAAATCCTATTATGAGCTTGGAGACTATGATAAAATTATAAAAATGAATAATAATAATGCTTATTTATATTTATCATACATCAAACTTGAAAACCTCACTGAAGCATACAAAATTTCAAGAGATATTGATAAAGAAGCATTTAATGATGAATATTTTATAGAAAAATTAAAAGATATTTATAAAAGAGGACCATACGAACAAAAAAGCAGAGTAGAAAAATTCTGCGGCAAGATAAATATAGAGCTTTAAATTATTAAAAAGCAGTTTATATATTGAAAAATTATATATAAACTGCTTATTAACTATAAATATAAAAATTAATTCATATCTACTCTGTCTAAAATACTTCTGGCTAAAGATCTGGAATCAGCATTTTCTATATCGCTTGCCAAAGATATTCCATAAGTAATACGAGTTATCCTGCCGTTAAAATTATTATCTTTTAATGTTTTATAAATATACGATGCAGTTGTATCAGCTTCTAAAGATGCACTGAATGCTATCATTATTTCTTCTACACTATTTTTATTAACTCTTTCTATAAGTTCTCTTATCCTTATATCGCTTATACCAATGCCTTTAAGCGGAGATATAAGCCCTCCTAATATATGATAAACTCCATTATATTCTTCTGTTTTTTCTATAGCAAGCATATCAGGATATGACTCTACAATACATATTTTATTATGCTCTCTTTTATCATTACTGCATATACCGCAAATATCATTATCACTCAAACTATAGCATACATTGCATAACTTAATATTTTCATGCAAAGAAGAAAGAACCTCAGAAAATTCTTTTAAATACTCATCATCGCAGTCAAATAAATATAAAGCAAGTCTCATAGCTGTTCTTGTACCTATTCCAGGAAGTCTTGCTATTATCTGTGTAAGTTTATCTAAGGATTGTATATTATTCAAAATAATTATTCCTTATTATTATTGTCATCGTCATTATTTTTATTATTAATGTTATTCATCATATCATTCATCTTTGATATCATGTCAGGAGTTATAGAATCTAAAGAAATATTTATTTTGCCATCCTTATATTCTACAGAAGTCATTTTACTTATATCATTAAACATCTGATTCATATCTTTAAAATTCATATTAAACAAATTAGGCTGCTGCTTAACCTGCTCTGAAGTATTATCAGAATCTTCTTCCTCTAATTTTTTTCTTAATTCATTTACTTTTAAAACAGCTTCATTAATGCTTGAACTTATCATTTCTTCTAATAATTCTTTCTGATCTTTTGCTAAAAGACTTTCATCTATAGTAAAACTAGTTATATTATATGATTTATTCATAGTTAAACATACCAAATTTCCTGCAGAACTATATTTTATGCTGTTTTCACTCATAATTTTATACTCCTTTTTATTAATACGATATAATATATATTCTTTTTAATAATTTATCAATAAGAATAAAACTGTATAAATTTGACTTTTTTATTTTAAGAATATAACATATACTTTATTAGTTTAACAAAAATAAAACTGTATATTTAAGATGTTTATAAAAAGAATTATATTATTAATACTTATACTTCCATCTATATTGCTATCCCAGCAAACGATAAAAGAAATAGGCGAAACTTATGAAAAAGAGAATATAGCTGTATTTGAAATAGAAAGTACATCATCAGGATACGGAAAAAATTTAGGTACTAAAATGACATCTTTAATAGAAAATTCATTGACAAGAATGAATAGATTTAACATAGTAGATAGAAAAAATTTAGATAAATATTTAAAAGAAATGGAGCTTCAATTAACAGGAATCACAGAAAAGCAAGTAATTGAAGTTGGTAAAATATACGGTTATTCAAAGGCAGTAACCGGAAAAATAATATCTGCCAATGTTACTGCAGAATATAATGATGACGGAAGTTTTAGTTTATATTCTACAGTTGAAATGGTGCTTCAAATAGTGGATGTTGAAACTACTAAAATACTTTACTCTTCAAAATTAGAAGGCTCTTCATATTACAGCACTAGTACATACCCTTCTTATTCTTTAAGAGAAAGTCTTATAGATGATGCCTGCAATAATTTAGCTTATAAAGTTGAAAGCAAAATGAGAAGCATATTTAAAATAACATTAACAATAGCCGATGTAGACGGCGGAAATGTTATATTGCTTGCAGGTAAAAATCATGGAGTAAATTCAAAAACTAGATTTAAAGTTTATTCCAAAAAAGAAGATATAATACTTCCTTCCGGAAATATAATAAGCGGCGGATATAATTATAAAGGCACTTTAAGAATAAAAGAACTTAACAATGAATATTCTATAGCAAAAATATCAAGAGGAAATAATATACAGGTAGGAGATATTGCAAGGGAAACTGTTATAGGCGATTTCGGTATCGGAATATTCTTAAATTATGCTTCCTATAATATAAATAATACAGAAAGAATATATCAGAGCAGTTTAAAACCAAATGGCGGAAAGATAAAAATATCATTAAAAAAGAATGAATATGCTTTAGGACTGCATATAAAAATGGGATATAATGGAGTATTATTTTCTCCAAATTTAAGTATAGGGATATTATTCGGAGACTTTTTAAAATCAAGTTATGCAGTAGATACTAGATTTAATTTTGATATTAATATAAATTTATATCAGGAAGTTTTAAGATTTGTAATTTCTCCGTATATAGGTATGGGAATATCTTTCACAACTATAGGAGAAGTATTCGGAGGAAATTACTATACCGATAATTATAGCTATTTGAAAAACGGCTCTAAAATAGATTCAAGAGATATTATGTTTGGTATAGGGGCTATAGCTTCTTTACAGTATAATATCACAGATACTATAGGATTAAATTTAGGAGTCGGATATAGATTTTACACTAATCCTATTAATTTAGGTGTTTTCAGTGATGGTAATGAAATTTCTTTACCAGAGAAAATTAAAACGGTTAATCTTACAGGATTAGAATTTACATTTGGAGCATTTTTTATATTATAATGAGTACAAAAATCATAGCAATATTATTTATCATATCAAACACATTCTTTGGAGCTTTCTACTTTTCGGATATAGCTAAAGAATACGGAACTAATGAAAGCAATAATACAGAAAAAAAACCCGTAATAGAAACAAATGAACAGTTAAAAACAGAATATAATATAAATACTAACAGTATTGAATCATTCTTTAATATGGAAGGTACAAATATTATAAAACAAAATGGTGTTATAAGCTCTCCTGTTTTAATAGAAGATACAAGCAAAAGTA
It encodes the following:
- a CDS encoding calcium/sodium antiporter — translated: MENMLLNIVFTAAGILLLYLGGTYIVDGSVMVANRLKIPSIVIGLTVVAMGTSMPELFVSLFGALRGESAIAVGNVIGSNIFNVVFVLGVSALFMTMTAGKKSYYVSMISMFIMYAALGIMLFNIKTKRLSGDKISIIEGAILIVLLCVYVYYLYTVISKDKDELAVFEKEVSSSSKTHSIFRAIFKIIVAILALAFGSDVFIKGVTGIFRNFLSEHIIGFIVVAVGTSIPELVTSVIAAIKKEADISIGNIVGSNIFNVGAVLGISSMASFKYGGIILSQSQDYLMDFSIMVFAGLLLLAFTVKGKSLGKVKGVIFLIIYIAYVSYLLKTTSV
- a CDS encoding cupin domain-containing protein is translated as MENYIKNIDYKKIVNLKDLIAIKDISMLSLVDRKSLVMSIISADKDKEIPTHTSTGDVLVTVIDGKAQITVDGTSFETSAGESILIPANTSHSLKAIESFKILVIQVKPE
- a CDS encoding CTP synthase; protein product: MNTKYIFVTGGVVSGLGKGITASSLGRLLKARGLSVTIQKFDPYINVDPGTMSPFQHGEVFVTDDGAETDLDIGHYERFIDENLNKFSNVTTGKIYQHVINMEREGKYLGETVQVIPHITNEIKRRIYRENDTKKTDIVITEIGGTIGDIESLPYIEAIRQVKTELGQDNVLYIHVTLIPFISSSEEIKTKPTQHSVKELMQSGIIPDILVCRTSKHLQESHKSKIALFCNLPKENVFENFDEPNIYNVPLMLESQGLSDVVCKHFKLQTAKIDLTDWTDLIIRQKNISITNERVRIAIVGKYISMKDAYISLIEALNHGGIYNDINVDIEWISAEELENKYDISEYFKGIHGLIIPGGFGERGIEGKIQAIKYARENKIPYFGICLGMQLMSVEFARNVLKLEDANTIEVNENTKNPIITLMEEQKKSILKGGTMRLGAFDCDVKDGSLAHKLYNKTSISERHRHRYEFNNEYIDVMEKSGFIVTGRMKNADLVEIAEVKDHPFMIGVQFHPELKSRITNPHPLFVGFIEAAKRLKV
- a CDS encoding ATP-binding cassette domain-containing protein, with protein sequence MINKINDYIFRLENINLSYNDLIIFKNFNIDFHLDKINIILGSSGSGKTSLLNIIASKINKDDKAFVYQEPRLLNFLTSYKNIEYVLKDKIKNKNEMDKKIKNALEITGLINNINSKPNELSGGMKQRLSLARALAYDSNFIFMDEPLQGQDIKRKKELIDIIKNIQSKTNKTFFYVTHDVYEAVMLGDYVYILSNKNNSTQLIFETYIKNNTIENHQAKLTDILINN
- a CDS encoding ABC transporter permease, with the protein product MKNKKLIYLILGVIIFISFWYFTALKINSEIVFPNIPNILKKLIEIISEKSFYKDLLSSLLRVLITFSLSFLSAFIIGISAGIFMPIRYTLIPIINFIRTIPTIPLILVAIIWFNNNTVPIFVSMLIIFPIMYDSITNGIMNVDKKLIEMSISYNVSLRTQIIDLYIPYIKPYIFTGISQSMGITWKSILAAEILALPVFGIGTKLYESHLYLDSVSLFAYCLIAIIFNAVFEIIIRINHDK